Part of the Longimicrobiaceae bacterium genome is shown below.
GTTGGCGGCGGTCGGGACCTCGCGCACGCGGCGCTGCAGCAGGAGCACGCGCTCGGCGTCCAGCACCCGCTCCACCGCCGGCTCGCCCGCGCCCGTGGTGGCCCGCAGGATCTCCACCTCCTCCGCCTCGCTCGGGTAGTCCAGGCGCACGTCCAGCATGAAGCGGTCGAGCTGCGCCTCCGGGAGGGGGTAGGTGCCCTCCTGCTCCAGCGGGTTCTGCGTGGCGAGCACGAAGAAGGGGCGCGGGAGGAGGAGGTCCTCCCCGGCCACGGTGACGCGCCCTTCCTGCATGGCCTCCAGGAGCGCGGCCTGCGTCTTCGGCGGGGTGCGGTTGATCTCGTCGGCGAGGAGCACCTGCGTGAACACGGGGCCGCGGAGGAAGCGGGCGGCGCGGCGGCCGGTGGAGCGGTCCTCCTCGATCACCTCCGTCCCCGTGATGTCGGAGGGCATCAGGTCCGGCGTGAATTGCACCCGCCGGAACTCCAGGTCCAGCGCCTCCGCCAGCGTGCGCACCAGCAGCGTCTTGGCCAGCCCGGGGACGCCCACGAGCAGGGCGTGGCCCCCGGCCAGGAGGCAGAGGAGCACCTCCTCCAGCGCCTCCTCCTGCCCGACGATGCGGCGGCGCACCTGCTCCCGGAGCGCGGCGGCGTCCGCGACGAGCGACTCGATCTCCCTTTCTGCGGTGGCCAGGGCTCCCTCTCGGTGCGGCGGCGGGTGGGCGAACGGGGCGGCGGCCCCGGGTCCGGTTAATCATACCCCCGGGCGCGGCTCCCGGGAAAGGCGGGGCGCGCCGGCCTTCCGCCCCGCGCCGCGACCCCATGGATTCGAGAGGGGTGCGGCATTATCTTCGATGCAGTGCCGGTGTGACGGTCCCCTGTCCCGCACCGCCCCCGCCGATGTCCCGCACCAGGCTTTCCGCGCGGGCTCTCGCCCTCGCGGCGTCCCTCTGCCTCCTCCTGGCGGCGCCCCCCGGGTGCGTCGCCCTCCGCGCTCCAACGGGCCTCTTCGCCGGCGGGGACGGCGACCTCTCCTCCGCGACCCCCGAGCAGCGGCGGCAGGCCTTCTGGGCGGCCGTATCCGACATGGAGATGGTGCGCGCCACGCGCATCGCCCCCGGCCGCGAGCACGCCGAGTTCGCGCGCGGGATGCGCCTGGTCCTCGACGGCCGCATGGCCGAGGCGGAGCAGCGCTTCGCCCCGCTCGCGGGGGAGGCAGTGGACTCGCTGGTCCGCGCCGCGTCGCGCGTGGCGCTGTCCAGCGTCTTCGGATACGACGGGCGGTGGCAGGCGCTCCACGACCTGACCTCCCCCACCGCCGTCCCGGCCGGGATGGTGGGCTTCGAGCGCGCGGGGATCGACGTGTGGTCGGCCTCGATGCGACTGGCCCCGGAGGCGGAGTACCGCATCGCCCCGTTCCCGGTGGCGCTCCGGTTCGAGATCACCGGCACGGGGACGCCCCTCGTCCCGGTGATCGTCAACGGCCGGAT
Proteins encoded:
- a CDS encoding MoxR family ATPase, encoding MRRRIVGQEEALEEVLLCLLAGGHALLVGVPGLAKTLLVRTLAEALDLEFRRVQFTPDLMPSDITGTEVIEEDRSTGRRAARFLRGPVFTQVLLADEINRTPPKTQAALLEAMQEGRVTVAGEDLLLPRPFFVLATQNPLEQEGTYPLPEAQLDRFMLDVRLDYPSEAEEVEILRATTGAGEPAVERVLDAERVLLLQRRVREVPTAANVLEYAARLVRSTRPGTPGAPDEVARWVRWGAGPRAGQALVLGARARALLAGRFHVTPDDVRRVALPVLRHRVLVNFSAEAEGVTPDALVARLLEGVAPPRSGL